One genomic region from Gossypium hirsutum isolate 1008001.06 chromosome D13, Gossypium_hirsutum_v2.1, whole genome shotgun sequence encodes:
- the LOC107920246 gene encoding acetyl-coenzyme A carboxylase carboxyl transferase subunit alpha, chloroplastic, with translation MASISYSPAAFDGTSASDLLRSSSSSVTGIPLKTLGKVRFVVKRRDVIVAAKMRKMKKHEYPWPADPHPNVKGGVLTHLSHFKPLKEKQKPVTLDFEKPLVDLEKKIVDVRKMANETGLDFSDQIISLENKYQQALKELYLHLTPIQRVNIARHPNRPTFLDHVFNITDKFVELHGDRAGYDDPAIVTGIGTIDGRRYMFIGQQKGRNTKENIQRNFGMPTPHGYRKALRMMYYADHHGFPIVTFIDTPGAYADLKSEELGQGEAIAHNLRTMFGLKVPIVSIVIGEGGSGGALAIGCANKLLMLENAVFYVASPEACAAILWKSAKASPKAAEKLRITAQELCKLQICDGIIPEPPGGAHAGATWTSQEIKAAINETMDELTAMDTEELLKHRMHKFRKLGGFQEGVPIDPKKKVNMKKKEEQTVPRSSKAELEGEIEKLKQQILKAKESSTKPPEVALKNMIEKLKEEAYHEYSEAIRAMGLKDRLEMLREEVSKVNSKDRLMNPVLMDKIEKLKHELNQSLSAAPNYTILKYKLDMLKEVSTAKSLSKAATMKQEVSKKLSEIMGRPEIKEKLEALEAEVQSSGSSSFIDLDEGVKDKILKLKSEIELEMISALESLSLEVVVVESNANPASLSVFKNNVDNLNEEINKTIEEVVNSSELKNMMELLKLEKAKAEAGNVESESKIEALHQQIKQRISEVISSSELKEKHQELKAEISEAIQSSGGANGSLQKETKHAEPMLEMNFA, from the exons ATGGCTTCGATATCATATTCTCCAGCTGCCTTTGATGGAACTTCAGCTTCCGATCTTCTTCGGAGCTCCTCTAGTAGCGTGACTGGCATCCCTCTTAAAACCTTGGGGAAGGTACGGTTTGTGGTGAAAAGGAGGGATGTAATTGTAGCTGCAAAGATGAGGAAAATGAAGAAACATGAATACCCATGGCCTGCAGATCCGCATCCAAATGTGAAAGGCGGAGTCCTAACTCATCTCTCTCATTTCAAACCactgaaagaaaaacaaaagcctGTTACTTTGGATTTTGAGAAGCCACTTGTTGATTTAGAGAAGAAGATTGTTGAC GTGAGGAAGATGGCAAATGAAACTGGTTTGGATTTCAGTGATCAGATTATTTCTTTGGAGAATAAATATCAACAG GCTCTAAAGGAATTATACCTGCATCTTACCCCTATACAACGTGTGAACATTGCCAGACATCCTAATAGACCTACATTCCTTGATCATGTATTTAACATTACTGATAAG TTTGTGGAACTTCATGGAGACCGAGCAGGGTATGACGATCCAGCTATTGTTACTGGTATAGGAACCATAGATGGTAGGAGGTACATGTTTATTGGTCAACAAAAGGGTAGAAATACTAAAGAGAATATTCAGCGTAACTTTGGAATGCCAACACCCCATGG TTACAGGAAGGCTCTACGCATGATGTATTATGCAGATCACCACGGGTTCCCTATAGTTACTTTTATTGACACTCCTGGGGCCTATGCAGACCTTAAGTCTGAGGAGTTGGGTCAA GGTGAAGCTATTGCCCATAATTTGAGGACAATGTTTGGTTTAAAGGTCCCAATTGTTTCTATTGTTATTGGGGAAGGTGGCTCTGGTGGTGCCTTGGCCATTGGCTGTGCTAACAAGTTGTTAATGCTGGAAAATGCAGTCTTTTATGTTGCCAG TCCTGAAGCATGCGCTGCAATTTTGTGGAAGAGTGCGAAAGCTTCTCCGAAG GCAGCTGAGAAGCTGAGGATCACTGCCCAAGAATTATGCAAGCTGCAAATTTGTGATGGAATCATTCCT GAACCACCGGGTGGGGCCCATGCTGGTGCAACTTGGACTTCACAAGAAATAAAAGCTGCAATCAATGAAACAATGGAC GAGCTCACGGCGATGGACACAGAAGAGCTACTAAAGCATCGCATGCATAAGTTCAGGAAGCTGGGTGGGTTCCAAGAGGGTGTCCCAATAGATCCCAAGAAGAAGGtcaatatgaaaaagaaagaagaacaaaCTGTACCTAGGTCCTCCAAAGCAGAGCTGGAGGGTGAGATTGAAAAATTGAAGCAGCAAATCTTGAAAGCCAAGGAGTCATCCACCAAGCCTCCTGAGGTGGCTCTGAAGAACATGATTGAAAAATTGAAGGAGGAGGCTTATCACGAATACTCTGAGGCCATCAGAGCCATGGGCTTGAAGGACAGACTTGAGATGCTGAGAGAAGAAGTTTCAAAAGTAAATTCTAAGGACCGACTAATGAATCCTGTTCTGATGGACAAGATTGAGAAGCTTAAGCATGAGCTGAACCAGAGTCTATCAGCGGCTCCAAATTACACAATCCTTAAATATAAACTTGACATGTTGAAGGAGGTTTCGACAGCCAAGAGTCTCTCCAAGGCTGCTACAATGAAGCAGGAAGTTAGTAAGAAATTAAGTGAAATCATGGGTCGGCCTGAGATAAAGGAGAAGCTTGAAGCATtagaagctgaggttcaaagtTCTGGTTCATCAAGCTTTATTGATTTAGATGAAGGGGTGAAGGACAAAATACTGAAGTTGAAGAGCGAGATAGAATTGGAAATGATTAGTGCTCTGGAGTCTTTGAGTTTGGAGGTTGTGGTTGTAGAATCTAATGCAAACCCGGCCTCACTCTCAGTCTTCAAAAATAATGTGGATAATTTGAATGAAGAAATTAACAAGACAATTGAAGAAGTTGTGAATTCATCGGAGTTGAAAAATATGATGGAGTTGTTGAAGCTGGAGAAGGCAAAGGCAGAGGCAGGGAATGTTGAGTCGGAAAGTAAGATTGAGGCTCTACATCAACAGATTAAGCAAAGAATTTCAGAAGTTATCAGCTCCTCAGAATTGAAGGAGAAGCACCAAGAGTTGAAGGCAGAAATTTCTGAAGCAATACAATCATCTGGTGGAGCTAATGGAAGTTTGCAAAAGGAAACCAAGCATGCGGAACCTATGCTCGAGATGAATTTTGCTTAA